The proteins below are encoded in one region of Flammeovirga kamogawensis:
- a CDS encoding glycoside hydrolase family 71/99-like protein — MNLLLPKLNNYTNKVLLFVLLLTSTLTFAQEKSSMIEVILHEYKEATNLAPIKDNHEVASIKGKGAWKLNKKEGSTLSYLYLDLNDKLFKVKGQTLTITLEYLSKGPGYIQFKYDSYDQKVKVKNAESGAWKLGKQVNFTKQNKWLTTTFTVEDARFNKNCDKHSIAIIAGSEEDVYVRSLKFSRDPSSAPKVIASISATLGNKATFNKVIAIKGNGETVTAPITIDGKEAWDIKSKKNNQLKMVYFDVNAKNFIAGGEKLYAYLEYLDRGNGNAVIFYDSKDQNVNKNPKAKPGAWKKAHGFKLTNSGKWKKAYFELADARFEKNCNGHDIRINFNSDNKAIISRLKFAKNKDELNKEATAAGVNQPQGISATLGETPVFDNIQAIRGGNETQTKPITINGKSAWDILSKANNNVKMIYFDVKSKEYINGDETIYAYLEYLDQGNGTIALLYDSKDESVKRNPKAKPGSWKKAHAFKLTNTGKWKKAYFEFPDARFQKNCNGHDIRININSDDKAIIHRLKFAKSKEALNSDGANGANSTIIAAASLGKKPTFTGLIAIRGGNETITEPINIEEVEAWNVKSKANNNVKMLYFDVKSKEIVKAGKIYAYLEYLDLGTGNAALLYDSKDESVKRNPKAKPGSWKKAHGFKFTNTGKWKKTYFEIADARFQKNCNGHDIRINFNSNDKVIIKEMKFSNSKEGLNKKVVTTAAAKVKKPAVKMNTKHSKTFNFSTADMKVYTGYQGWFNTPGDGSGLHWKHYQKNARKGDPLSVENIRVDAWPDLTEFPKSAKYDTPFKHKDGATAQLFSSADPITQDIHFRWMKEYNIDAAFVQRFVTSAAAPHINPNLNKVLVNSLEAAKKHKRGVAIMYDLSGMKGDQGVASFIKDWKELVDNIKLTTKYKDVYLSTNGKPLVAIWGVGFDPQKKKRKYYLEDCERIIDFLQNDPVYGGCSVLLGVPTRWRDGVKDATSDPLFHELVKRSDIVLPWYTGRVKTGRYNEIYPIVEGDVTWCKNEKLGFMPVLFPGFSWHNMNPDTKLNQTPREKGQFFWNQMHGAAKAGAEMVYIGMFDEIDEATCFFKITSDIPVGLEMIDNEGLPSDHYLWLVKEGRKMLGNPSKLKAKMPERKLSN, encoded by the coding sequence ATGAATTTATTATTACCAAAACTAAATAACTATACAAATAAGGTATTGTTATTTGTCTTACTTTTAACTTCGACATTAACTTTTGCACAAGAAAAAAGTTCAATGATTGAGGTAATACTTCATGAATACAAGGAAGCTACAAACTTGGCTCCTATTAAAGACAATCATGAAGTCGCTTCAATTAAAGGAAAAGGAGCATGGAAATTAAATAAGAAAGAGGGGAGCACTCTTTCATATCTTTACCTTGATTTGAATGATAAACTTTTCAAAGTTAAAGGTCAGACCTTAACCATTACTTTAGAATATCTTTCAAAAGGGCCTGGCTATATTCAATTTAAATATGATAGTTATGATCAGAAAGTAAAGGTGAAAAATGCTGAAAGTGGAGCTTGGAAACTAGGAAAACAAGTCAACTTTACAAAACAAAATAAGTGGTTGACAACAACTTTTACAGTTGAGGATGCTCGTTTTAATAAAAATTGCGACAAACATTCAATTGCTATTATTGCTGGTTCTGAAGAAGATGTTTATGTACGCTCTTTAAAGTTTTCAAGAGATCCTAGTTCTGCACCAAAAGTAATAGCGTCTATTTCTGCAACATTAGGAAATAAAGCTACTTTTAATAAAGTAATTGCTATTAAAGGAAATGGTGAAACTGTTACTGCACCGATTACCATAGATGGCAAAGAGGCATGGGACATAAAATCAAAAAAGAATAACCAATTAAAAATGGTTTATTTTGATGTGAATGCTAAAAACTTTATTGCAGGTGGAGAAAAACTGTATGCTTACTTAGAATACCTTGATCGTGGTAATGGTAATGCTGTCATATTTTATGATAGTAAAGACCAAAATGTTAATAAAAATCCAAAAGCAAAACCTGGTGCTTGGAAAAAAGCTCATGGTTTTAAGCTAACTAACTCTGGGAAATGGAAAAAAGCTTATTTTGAATTGGCTGACGCACGTTTTGAAAAGAATTGTAACGGACACGATATAAGAATCAATTTTAACTCTGACAATAAAGCCATTATAAGTCGTTTGAAATTTGCAAAAAATAAAGACGAGTTAAATAAAGAGGCTACTGCTGCTGGAGTAAATCAACCTCAAGGTATTTCTGCAACTCTTGGTGAAACACCTGTTTTTGATAATATTCAGGCAATTAGAGGTGGAAACGAAACACAGACTAAGCCGATAACTATTAATGGAAAAAGTGCTTGGGATATACTATCAAAGGCTAATAACAACGTTAAGATGATCTACTTTGATGTGAAATCGAAAGAATACATCAATGGAGACGAAACTATTTATGCTTACTTAGAATATTTAGATCAAGGCAATGGTACTATAGCACTTCTTTATGATAGTAAAGATGAAAGTGTAAAAAGAAACCCAAAAGCAAAACCGGGATCTTGGAAAAAAGCTCATGCATTTAAATTAACCAATACTGGAAAATGGAAAAAAGCCTACTTTGAATTTCCTGACGCTCGCTTCCAAAAAAATTGTAACGGCCATGATATAAGAATCAATATCAATTCTGATGATAAGGCTATTATTCATCGATTAAAATTTGCTAAAAGTAAAGAGGCATTAAATAGTGACGGTGCTAATGGTGCAAACTCAACAATTATTGCAGCTGCTTCTTTAGGTAAAAAACCAACGTTTACTGGTTTAATTGCTATTAGAGGAGGTAATGAAACGATCACTGAACCTATTAATATTGAGGAAGTTGAAGCTTGGAATGTGAAATCGAAAGCGAACAACAATGTGAAGATGCTCTATTTTGATGTGAAATCGAAAGAGATTGTTAAAGCAGGTAAAATATATGCTTACTTAGAATATTTAGATTTAGGAACTGGTAATGCAGCCCTTCTTTATGATAGTAAAGATGAAAGTGTAAAAAGAAACCCAAAAGCAAAGCCAGGATCATGGAAGAAAGCTCATGGATTTAAATTCACTAATACTGGGAAATGGAAGAAAACGTATTTCGAGATTGCTGATGCTCGCTTCCAAAAAAATTGTAATGGCCATGATATAAGAATCAATTTCAATTCTAATGATAAAGTAATTATCAAAGAGATGAAGTTCTCCAATTCTAAAGAAGGTTTAAATAAAAAAGTAGTAACAACTGCTGCTGCAAAAGTAAAAAAGCCTGCTGTAAAAATGAATACTAAACACAGCAAGACATTTAATTTCTCAACAGCAGACATGAAAGTATATACAGGGTATCAAGGGTGGTTTAATACTCCTGGTGATGGTTCTGGTTTACATTGGAAACATTATCAAAAAAATGCTAGAAAAGGAGATCCTTTATCTGTAGAAAATATTAGAGTAGATGCATGGCCAGACCTTACTGAGTTTCCTAAATCTGCAAAATACGATACACCATTTAAACACAAAGATGGTGCTACTGCACAACTTTTTTCTTCTGCAGATCCTATTACACAAGATATTCATTTCCGTTGGATGAAGGAATACAATATTGATGCTGCTTTTGTACAACGTTTTGTTACTTCTGCTGCGGCTCCTCATATTAACCCAAATCTTAATAAAGTGCTTGTAAACAGTCTTGAAGCAGCTAAAAAGCACAAAAGAGGTGTGGCAATTATGTATGATTTATCAGGAATGAAAGGTGATCAGGGAGTTGCTTCTTTTATTAAAGATTGGAAGGAATTGGTGGATAATATTAAACTAACGACAAAATATAAAGATGTTTATTTATCTACGAACGGAAAACCTTTAGTAGCTATTTGGGGTGTGGGTTTTGATCCTCAAAAGAAAAAGAGAAAGTATTATTTAGAAGACTGTGAAAGAATTATAGATTTTCTTCAAAATGACCCTGTTTATGGTGGATGTTCTGTGTTATTAGGTGTACCTACTCGTTGGAGAGATGGTGTGAAAGATGCAACAAGTGATCCATTATTCCATGAATTAGTAAAGAGATCGGACATTGTTTTACCATGGTATACAGGTAGAGTGAAAACAGGTAGATATAATGAAATTTACCCTATTGTAGAAGGTGATGTTACTTGGTGTAAAAATGAAAAACTTGGATTTATGCCTGTTTTATTCCCTGGGTTTAGTTGGCACAATATGAACCCTGACACTAAACTTAATCAAACACCTCGAGAAAAAGGGCAATTTTTCTGGAATCAAATGCATGGTGCTGCAAAAGCAGGTGCTGAGATGGTATATATTGGTATGTTCGATGAAATTGATGAAGCAACTTGTTTCTTTAAAATTACTAGCGACATTCCTGTTGGTTTAGAAATGATTGACAACGAAGGCTTACCTTCTGATCATTATTTATGGTTGGTAAAAGAAGGTAGAAAGATGTTGGGAAATCCATCAAAATTAAAGGCAAAAATGCCTGAAAGAAAATTATCCAATTAA
- a CDS encoding T9SS type A sorting domain-containing protein, protein MRINTTFLFVLFFIITNSITTFGQETWQSDLLKIDEEGNLSYFSDPASGIQLPDFSAAGYKSGNEEIPDVAVKITIDPIDGDNTLHLQTAINTVSNMTADENGIKGAVLLNPGVYEIHDIVRLKHSGVILRGAGHGDDITQNTHLIGVGNNPAGRPVIHIGGGQNTTFSNQVPNTKSNILDDTVKVGQKYFRVEDASKYKVGDEIIIHHPCTEKWIESVDFGGTAGDDPWKEEEQPIIYHTTITAIKCNTIYTNSPVFNNLVRSLSQSYIYVHDNTGFIENVGLENIRVDIEYDTSNSEDKNHASSAVKCTQLQDSWIKNCEFLHFYYAGVDMYSSRNITVEDCEANEPIGPSSGGYKYNFCTNTATQNVLFTNCIARKGRHNFVSNGTSSVAGIVFHKCTSIDPLTASEGHRRWTTGMLFDNLRDYGENPGRVLGLFNRGNWGTGHGWSAANSVAWNCNTTRENGEHGQIVIQKPPTAQNFAIGCKGIVDNLGPFSNPVGYIEGTNNEAELLPSSLYEAQLESRLNVIDNNILVHIDEQIACRQYTWINGKTYIESTNEPTYTLQDMHGCDSLVQLNLTINKIDVKNISVNNNILTANNPNASYIWVDCDNNYSVIEGETSETFEATENGNYAVMLTEGECTVISGCVSITTMTTVGILDNQLGIKVNVFPNPTTQTFKVDLGDVYDLTKVELRNVNGQLLLAKEFHHQQVLDLSIDQPKGIYILSIIGAEGKATIRVIKE, encoded by the coding sequence ATGAGAATTAACACAACATTTTTATTTGTTTTATTTTTTATAATTACAAATTCAATAACTACGTTTGGACAAGAAACTTGGCAATCTGATCTTCTTAAAATAGACGAAGAAGGCAACCTTTCTTATTTCTCAGACCCTGCCTCTGGTATTCAGCTACCCGATTTTTCTGCGGCTGGTTATAAAAGTGGAAATGAAGAAATTCCTGATGTAGCTGTCAAAATAACAATAGACCCTATTGATGGTGATAACACTTTACATTTGCAAACTGCGATCAATACAGTAAGTAATATGACTGCAGATGAAAACGGAATAAAAGGAGCTGTTTTACTGAATCCTGGAGTGTATGAAATCCATGACATTGTCCGCTTAAAACATTCAGGTGTAATTTTAAGAGGTGCTGGACATGGTGATGATATTACGCAAAATACGCACCTTATTGGTGTGGGGAATAACCCTGCTGGTAGACCTGTTATTCATATTGGTGGTGGACAAAACACAACATTTTCTAACCAAGTACCCAATACCAAATCAAATATTTTAGACGATACTGTTAAGGTAGGGCAAAAATATTTTAGAGTAGAAGATGCTAGTAAATATAAAGTGGGCGATGAAATTATAATTCACCATCCTTGTACTGAAAAATGGATTGAAAGTGTAGATTTTGGCGGTACTGCAGGCGATGATCCTTGGAAGGAAGAGGAACAGCCTATTATCTACCACACTACCATTACTGCAATTAAATGTAATACCATTTATACCAATAGCCCTGTATTTAACAATCTCGTTAGAAGCTTATCACAATCGTATATTTATGTACATGACAATACTGGTTTTATTGAAAATGTTGGACTTGAAAATATACGTGTCGATATTGAATATGACACATCAAACTCTGAAGATAAAAACCATGCTAGTTCAGCTGTAAAGTGTACTCAATTACAAGATTCTTGGATTAAAAATTGTGAATTCTTACACTTCTATTATGCAGGTGTAGATATGTATTCATCGCGAAATATAACGGTAGAAGATTGTGAGGCCAATGAGCCTATTGGTCCTTCAAGTGGAGGGTATAAATATAATTTCTGTACAAATACCGCTACTCAAAACGTGTTATTTACAAATTGTATTGCAAGAAAAGGACGTCATAACTTTGTATCTAATGGAACAAGTTCAGTAGCAGGAATTGTATTCCATAAGTGTACATCTATTGATCCTCTTACTGCTTCTGAAGGGCATAGAAGGTGGACTACAGGAATGTTATTTGATAATCTTAGAGATTATGGTGAAAACCCTGGTCGTGTACTTGGACTTTTTAATAGAGGAAACTGGGGTACAGGTCATGGATGGTCTGCTGCCAATTCTGTTGCATGGAATTGTAATACCACAAGAGAAAATGGAGAACACGGACAAATTGTAATTCAAAAGCCTCCTACTGCTCAAAATTTTGCTATTGGATGTAAAGGAATCGTTGATAATTTAGGCCCGTTTAGTAATCCTGTAGGGTATATTGAAGGGACTAATAATGAAGCTGAACTGCTACCTTCTTCTCTCTATGAGGCCCAGTTGGAAAGCCGTTTAAATGTGATTGATAACAATATCTTAGTACATATAGACGAACAAATTGCTTGTAGACAATACACATGGATTAACGGTAAAACGTATATTGAAAGTACAAATGAACCCACGTATACGCTACAAGATATGCATGGTTGTGATTCTTTAGTACAACTAAACCTAACTATCAATAAAATTGACGTAAAGAATATTTCTGTAAATAATAACATACTTACTGCTAACAACCCCAATGCATCCTATATTTGGGTAGATTGTGATAATAATTATAGTGTTATTGAGGGAGAAACAAGTGAAACATTTGAGGCGACTGAAAATGGCAATTATGCAGTAATGCTTACAGAAGGGGAATGTACAGTTATCTCTGGTTGTGTGAGTATAACAACCATGACCACTGTTGGTATACTTGATAACCAACTAGGCATAAAAGTAAATGTATTCCCCAACCCTACTACGCAAACATTTAAAGTTGATTTAGGAGATGTATATGATCTAACTAAAGTAGAATTACGCAATGTAAATGGTCAACTACTTTTAGCTAAAGAATTTCATCATCAACAAGTGCTTGATTTATCCATTGATCAGCCAAAAGGAATATATATTCTTTCTATTATTGGAGCAGAAGGAAAAGCAACTATTAGAGTGATAAAAGAATAA
- a CDS encoding sulfatase family protein has translation MKYSNLLLLFIGSFFSCAIQPQKKVTETSERPNILFIMSDDHAYQAISAYDNTLTSTPNIDRLAEEGMIFNNACVTNSICSPSRAVILTGKHSHINGKTDNHFPFNKDNVTFPQIFQQAGYQTAMFGKLHFGNNPKGFDQFKILIGQGHYYNPTFITKEEGKKDYPGYVTDIVTDMTLDWLDKERDKEKPFMLMYLHKAPHREWLPKEKHYKEFTKKTFKEPETLFDNYEGRATAAHTAEMNILKHMNWAGDSKLYPSTMEALGIPEGSHWDYDAFNKERDRMTPEQREAWDKVYMPMNKEFSKQYASMNEKDLMKWRYQRYMQDYLGTIASVDENVGRVLDYLDENKLADNTLVVYTSDQGFYLGEHGWFDKRFAYNESFKTPLLIRWPNKIKAGITNEEMVQNLDFAQTFLAAAGIEAPSDMQGESLMPLLTGNDAAWDREAVYYHYYEYPSIHMVKRHYAIITKEYKLIHYYYDVDEWELFDRKNDPNELKNVYDDPVYKAVVEKMKKDLAALRVKYKDSSEIDQRLLKKYIESKYANNG, from the coding sequence ATGAAATATTCAAATTTACTTCTCCTTTTTATAGGTTCATTTTTTAGTTGTGCAATACAACCACAAAAAAAGGTTACGGAAACATCAGAACGACCTAATATCCTATTTATAATGTCTGATGACCATGCATATCAAGCCATTAGTGCTTATGATAATACACTCACTTCAACGCCAAATATTGATAGGTTAGCAGAAGAGGGAATGATATTTAATAATGCTTGTGTTACTAATTCAATTTGTTCCCCATCAAGAGCTGTCATCTTAACAGGAAAACACTCTCATATTAATGGTAAAACAGATAATCATTTTCCATTTAATAAAGATAATGTAACGTTTCCTCAGATATTCCAACAGGCGGGATATCAAACAGCCATGTTTGGTAAACTTCACTTTGGAAATAATCCAAAAGGCTTTGATCAGTTTAAAATACTAATTGGGCAAGGGCATTATTACAACCCTACTTTTATCACAAAGGAGGAAGGGAAAAAGGACTATCCTGGTTATGTAACAGATATTGTTACAGATATGACATTAGATTGGTTAGACAAAGAACGCGATAAGGAAAAGCCTTTTATGTTGATGTACTTACATAAAGCACCACACCGTGAATGGTTGCCAAAAGAGAAACATTACAAAGAGTTTACGAAAAAGACTTTTAAGGAGCCAGAAACATTGTTTGATAATTATGAAGGTAGAGCAACTGCTGCACATACTGCTGAAATGAATATCTTAAAGCACATGAACTGGGCAGGGGATTCAAAATTATACCCTTCAACAATGGAGGCTTTAGGGATTCCTGAGGGATCGCATTGGGATTATGATGCTTTCAATAAAGAAAGAGATAGAATGACGCCAGAGCAAAGAGAAGCTTGGGATAAAGTGTATATGCCTATGAACAAGGAATTCAGTAAGCAATATGCTTCAATGAATGAGAAAGATTTAATGAAGTGGAGATACCAAAGATATATGCAAGATTACTTAGGTACAATTGCTTCTGTAGATGAAAATGTAGGTAGAGTTCTGGATTATTTAGATGAGAATAAATTGGCTGATAACACTTTGGTAGTGTATACTTCTGATCAAGGATTCTATTTAGGGGAGCACGGTTGGTTTGATAAACGATTTGCTTATAATGAATCATTCAAAACACCGCTACTTATCCGTTGGCCAAACAAAATTAAGGCAGGGATTACTAACGAAGAAATGGTACAAAACTTAGATTTTGCACAAACGTTTTTAGCAGCTGCTGGAATTGAAGCACCTTCAGATATGCAAGGGGAAAGTTTAATGCCTTTATTAACGGGTAATGATGCTGCTTGGGATAGAGAAGCTGTTTACTACCATTATTATGAATATCCTTCTATTCATATGGTGAAGCGTCATTATGCCATTATCACAAAAGAATACAAATTAATTCATTACTACTATGATGTAGACGAATGGGAATTGTTTGATAGAAAGAACGATCCGAATGAATTGAAAAATGTTTACGATGATCCTGTGTATAAAGCTGTAGTAGAAAAAATGAAAAAAGATCTAGCAGCTTTACGTGTAAAGTATAAAGATAGTTCTGAGATTGATCAAAGATTATTGAAAAAATATATTGAATCAAAATATGCCAATAACGGGTAG
- a CDS encoding sulfatase-like hydrolase/transferase, which produces MTRIICHILTFLSFFLLLTPYIQAQEEGNKTNLLFIITDQQRFDAIGKAGEFDFLQTPTMDKLADEGAYFTNAYTPCAVCAPARTVILTGQTVENNGVRKNDFAYNDPNEENYCEQPSFDQVLIEKGYYGEYIGKYHSPIHLAEGYSEFGYDTNASNIYTLQDKKEYNNLLKSYANENGIKIDEDDLLSSFFKNFYTPDPIDSRYQKGEDFKREDANGNLLNRTQPDEHGKLNLPQELSLTNFQTQKVRAALERASQQEKPFNITISYFFPHAPMLPTAQWYQMYPLEDMPMPESIHDNMANSPYINSNKRTIMPEYSDPNKVKYMMSNYFGLISEIDHYLGSILEDLEDYGMDENTLIIFTSDHGEMLGGHGMREKNVFFEESAHIPLIIWHPGKIKPTKVESPVSLIDLYPTIMDYLDIDTEQRDGNSLRGVIEKNETRDYAVTEWDYNGNNQPNYMVITDDGWKLITSYNEKNSTLDALYNLNDDPHEMINLLGSNPDRFSYKAQVDRLQKYLVEWLEDKSSARTSIIKNKVLLSSSSASFISQTVPHTLTSNAKQEVYITFQNRSNETWEINDKFVLENNTNTAWVGTKSITLDKSIAPLQSHTFSFEITAPSKNGLYDFQWKLKNQSSSWGEVLSPKMTLSVGNVSEEDNQLSYKMMMGYQGWFLAKGDNSGFDKWKHWFTSSDNSTADDLGFDYYPDMSEYTDTYPIDMTMSNGEAATVFSSHDLSTTQKHFEWMKNYGIYGVYLQRFLNPLSDQRMFKVRNDILDNVKTAAVTHDRHFAVMYDLSGVADDGELFNKLITDWEYIVDEHKILEQQEYVLQNGKPVIGLWGVGFKDRGLKVETFQKIIDYFHKDADPKYQAYIVGGVPDGWRTLSRSSATEQGWADIYRQLDMLSPWSVGRYNNDASMDKWNQEYIQPDLEECNTQNIDYMPVVWPGFSWLNIKQGGLNQIPRNGGEFYWKQVYNALEAGNRFLYVAMFDEVDEGTAMFKMVVKKEDLPVEAQERIVTLDMDGYPCENDWYLRLAGASQKMLEGKIDLSSHIPISYAEPIHQAEFIDQELQSSIRLKEKNNVSISMKNTGTTTWTATDFHLQNIGDLNWKENIVFLEKGEVVPPNQTKNFEFAIEVKEGVTEKEINFQWQMFQNDSSFGDQTENVVMEILPEDILNSTENALIELNVFPNPTNGNVINIHHNFSASYKELPIAIYNLQGQLLYHSNIKNTAKIQLPIPSKLPHGMYYLRVGKAVIKFIHS; this is translated from the coding sequence ATGACAAGAATAATCTGCCATATACTTACTTTCCTATCCTTCTTTTTATTACTAACACCTTACATACAAGCACAAGAAGAAGGAAATAAAACCAATTTACTTTTTATTATAACAGACCAACAAAGGTTTGATGCAATTGGTAAAGCGGGTGAGTTTGATTTTTTACAAACTCCTACAATGGATAAACTTGCAGACGAAGGTGCTTATTTTACTAATGCTTATACGCCATGTGCTGTGTGTGCACCTGCTAGAACAGTGATTCTTACAGGACAAACGGTGGAGAATAATGGTGTAAGAAAAAACGATTTTGCTTACAATGATCCCAATGAAGAGAACTATTGTGAGCAACCATCTTTTGATCAAGTATTAATAGAAAAGGGGTATTATGGAGAGTATATTGGTAAGTATCATTCTCCGATACATTTGGCAGAGGGGTATTCTGAATTTGGTTATGATACCAACGCTAGTAATATTTATACGCTACAAGATAAAAAGGAATACAATAATCTGCTGAAAAGTTACGCCAATGAAAATGGCATTAAGATCGACGAGGATGATTTGCTCAGTAGTTTCTTTAAAAACTTTTATACCCCAGATCCTATTGATTCCCGTTATCAGAAAGGAGAAGATTTTAAGAGAGAAGATGCGAACGGTAACCTATTAAATAGAACGCAGCCAGATGAACATGGAAAACTAAACCTTCCACAAGAATTAAGCTTAACCAATTTTCAGACACAGAAAGTAAGAGCAGCATTAGAAAGAGCCTCACAACAAGAGAAGCCTTTTAATATTACGATCTCATATTTCTTCCCTCATGCACCAATGCTTCCTACAGCACAATGGTATCAAATGTACCCTTTGGAAGATATGCCTATGCCAGAAAGTATTCATGATAACATGGCCAATTCTCCATATATAAATTCAAATAAAAGAACCATCATGCCAGAGTATTCGGATCCGAATAAGGTAAAATACATGATGTCTAATTATTTTGGATTAATAAGTGAAATTGATCATTATTTAGGGAGTATTCTAGAAGACTTAGAAGACTACGGTATGGATGAAAATACTTTGATTATTTTCACGAGTGACCATGGAGAAATGTTAGGGGGGCATGGTATGAGAGAGAAAAATGTATTCTTTGAAGAGTCTGCACATATTCCTTTAATTATTTGGCATCCTGGTAAAATTAAACCAACTAAAGTAGAAAGTCCAGTCTCTCTAATTGATCTATATCCAACTATTATGGATTACTTGGATATTGACACAGAGCAGAGAGATGGGAATTCTTTGAGAGGTGTAATAGAAAAGAATGAAACAAGAGACTATGCAGTTACTGAATGGGATTATAATGGAAATAATCAGCCCAACTATATGGTCATTACAGACGATGGGTGGAAATTAATTACGAGTTATAATGAGAAAAATTCTACATTAGATGCTCTTTACAACCTAAATGATGATCCACATGAGATGATCAACCTTTTAGGTTCTAATCCTGACCGTTTTTCATATAAAGCACAAGTAGATCGTTTGCAAAAGTATTTGGTAGAATGGTTAGAAGACAAAAGTTCTGCAAGAACGAGTATCATTAAAAATAAAGTACTACTTTCTTCTTCTTCGGCCTCTTTTATTTCTCAAACGGTTCCGCATACATTAACAAGCAATGCAAAGCAAGAGGTATACATTACCTTTCAAAATAGATCGAATGAAACATGGGAAATTAATGATAAATTTGTTTTAGAAAACAATACGAATACTGCGTGGGTAGGTACGAAAAGTATAACATTAGACAAATCAATAGCTCCTTTACAGTCACATACATTTTCGTTTGAAATTACTGCACCTTCAAAAAATGGGCTGTATGATTTCCAATGGAAATTAAAAAATCAATCGTCAAGTTGGGGTGAAGTGCTATCTCCAAAAATGACATTATCTGTTGGTAATGTTTCTGAGGAAGACAATCAACTAAGCTATAAAATGATGATGGGTTATCAGGGTTGGTTTTTGGCAAAAGGAGATAATTCAGGTTTTGATAAATGGAAACATTGGTTTACTTCATCAGACAATAGTACGGCTGATGATTTAGGTTTTGATTATTATCCAGATATGTCTGAATATACAGATACGTATCCTATTGACATGACAATGAGTAATGGAGAAGCAGCCACTGTTTTTTCATCGCATGATCTAAGTACCACCCAAAAGCATTTTGAATGGATGAAAAACTATGGCATTTATGGTGTCTACCTTCAACGTTTTTTAAATCCTCTTTCAGACCAAAGAATGTTTAAAGTTAGAAATGATATTTTAGACAATGTAAAAACAGCAGCAGTAACGCACGATCGTCATTTTGCAGTCATGTATGATCTTTCAGGAGTAGCAGATGATGGGGAATTGTTTAATAAATTGATTACAGATTGGGAATACATTGTAGACGAGCATAAGATTTTAGAACAACAAGAGTATGTACTTCAAAATGGGAAACCTGTAATTGGATTGTGGGGAGTCGGTTTTAAAGATAGGGGGCTAAAAGTAGAGACTTTCCAAAAAATAATAGATTATTTCCATAAAGATGCCGATCCGAAATACCAGGCTTATATTGTTGGTGGTGTGCCAGATGGTTGGAGAACACTATCACGCTCTTCTGCAACAGAACAAGGATGGGCAGATATTTACAGACAGTTAGACATGCTTTCTCCTTGGTCTGTTGGTCGTTACAACAACGATGCAAGCATGGATAAATGGAATCAAGAATATATTCAACCCGATTTAGAAGAATGTAATACACAAAATATAGATTATATGCCTGTTGTTTGGCCAGGCTTCTCGTGGCTAAATATTAAGCAAGGAGGACTCAATCAAATTCCACGTAACGGTGGGGAGTTTTACTGGAAACAAGTGTACAATGCTTTAGAAGCGGGCAATCGTTTTCTATATGTTGCCATGTTTGATGAGGTAGACGAAGGAACAGCCATGTTCAAAATGGTAGTCAAAAAAGAAGATTTACCTGTAGAAGCACAAGAACGTATAGTTACGTTAGACATGGATGGCTACCCTTGTGAGAACGATTGGTATTTAAGATTAGCAGGAGCTTCTCAAAAAATGCTAGAAGGAAAAATTGATTTATCATCACATATTCCAATCTCTTACGCAGAACCTATTCATCAGGCCGAATTTATTGATCAAGAATTACAATCGAGTATTCGTCTAAAAGAAAAAAACAATGTTAGTATCAGTATGAAAAATACAGGTACAACAACATGGACTGCTACTGATTTTCATCTTCAAAATATTGGCGATTTAAATTGGAAAGAGAATATTGTCTTTCTTGAAAAAGGAGAGGTGGTTCCTCCAAATCAAACTAAAAACTTTGAATTTGCTATTGAAGTAAAGGAAGGAGTAACAGAGAAGGAGATTAATTTTCAATGGCAAATGTTCCAAAATGATTCTTCTTTTGGAGATCAAACGGAAAATGTAGTAATGGAAATTCTTCCAGAAGATATTTTGAATAGTACCGAAAATGCACTTATTGAATTAAACGTATTTCCTAATCCAACAAATGGAAATGTAATTAATATTCATCATAATTTTAGTGCCTCTTACAAAGAATTACCTATTGCTATTTATAATTTACAAGGACAGTTATTGTATCATAGTAATATCAAAAATACAGCAAAGATACAATTGCCAATCCCTTCAAAATTACCACATGGCATGTATTATTTAAGAGTTGGCAAAGCTGTTATAAAGTTTATACATTCCTAA